One window from the genome of Acinetobacter sp. ANC 7912 encodes:
- the coaBC gene encoding bifunctional phosphopantothenoylcysteine decarboxylase/phosphopantothenate--cysteine ligase CoaBC, with product MSFDVSVIPHKNIILAVTGGIAAYKSAILVRRLKDAGFNVRVVMTEGAQAFITPLTFQALSGNPVHTELLDPEAEAGMGHIELARWADLVLVAPASCDTLAKFAAGLADDLLSTLYLATKAPVWVAPAMNQQMWAAKPTQRNLATLIEDGVHVIMPDVGSQACGDVGLGRMPEPEELARQVTEYFHKAQRAIAEKFGLLAGKRVTITAGPTREAIDPVRYISNHSTGKMGFALAAACYAAGADVTLIAGPVSLDTPNGVKRKNVTSAVKMLDESMHMLEQGCDIFIATAAVADYRVAQVAEHKIKKAGDELNVALIKNPDIVATIAQQEKRPFMVGFAAETRNIEEYAAGKLVAKKLDMIACNDVSRQDIGFASDENAMTVFFAESYQMEKRELEKASKQEIAQQLVEAIHDALHRDPSEDDDF from the coding sequence GTGAGCTTTGACGTAAGTGTAATTCCTCATAAAAATATCATTTTAGCCGTGACGGGCGGCATTGCGGCTTATAAAAGTGCAATTCTGGTCCGCCGTTTAAAGGATGCCGGATTTAATGTCCGCGTGGTGATGACTGAAGGCGCACAGGCCTTTATTACGCCGCTGACTTTTCAGGCTTTATCTGGTAACCCGGTACACACAGAATTACTTGATCCTGAAGCTGAAGCAGGCATGGGGCATATTGAGCTGGCACGCTGGGCCGATCTGGTACTCGTCGCACCAGCCAGTTGTGACACTTTGGCAAAATTCGCGGCTGGCTTGGCGGATGATCTGTTAAGCACTTTGTATTTGGCGACCAAGGCGCCGGTCTGGGTGGCTCCGGCAATGAACCAGCAGATGTGGGCAGCCAAACCGACCCAGCGTAATCTGGCAACCCTGATTGAAGATGGCGTGCATGTAATCATGCCGGATGTCGGTTCACAGGCTTGTGGTGATGTTGGCCTGGGACGTATGCCGGAACCGGAAGAACTGGCACGTCAGGTGACGGAATATTTTCATAAGGCACAGCGTGCGATTGCTGAAAAATTTGGTTTGCTCGCTGGAAAACGCGTCACCATTACTGCGGGTCCAACCCGTGAAGCGATTGATCCGGTACGTTATATTTCCAATCACAGTACCGGGAAAATGGGCTTTGCTTTGGCTGCTGCCTGTTATGCTGCAGGGGCAGATGTAACGCTGATCGCGGGACCGGTGAGTCTGGATACACCAAATGGTGTGAAGCGTAAGAATGTGACCTCAGCAGTCAAAATGCTGGATGAAAGCATGCACATGCTGGAACAGGGCTGCGATATCTTTATCGCCACAGCTGCGGTGGCGGATTACCGCGTGGCACAGGTGGCTGAGCATAAAATCAAGAAAGCTGGTGATGAGCTGAACGTGGCACTAATCAAAAACCCGGATATTGTCGCAACTATTGCCCAGCAGGAAAAACGTCCGTTTATGGTCGGTTTTGCCGCAGAAACCCGTAATATTGAAGAATATGCAGCCGGCAAGTTGGTGGCGAAAAAGCTGGATATGATTGCCTGCAACGATGTATCTCGTCAGGATATTGGTTTTGCATCCGATGAAAATGCCATGACCGTATTCTTTGCTGAATCCTACCAGATGGAAAAACGCGAGCTGGAAAAAGCATCCAAGCAGGAAATCGCGCAGCAGCTGGTCGAAGCGATTCATGATGCTTTACATCGTGATCCATCTGAGGATGACGATTTCTAA
- the radC gene encoding DNA repair protein RadC has product MNFSIKHWPEQERPRERLLLSGPQSLSDAELLAIFLRSGSQQHSAVELARLLIQHFGHLSTLLDASLQEMSQFHGMGVSKFTQLMAVKELGRRYIAEHLRHEALELDNSRKLMDYLRFELLGESQEVFAVLCLDAGLRKISFKKMFYGSLNACEISINQLLRHSILQQATSIVIAHNHPLGQPRPSPADLELTRQISRACQLVEIRLIDHCIIAREGSFSFAEQQLINTVNA; this is encoded by the coding sequence ATGAATTTTTCAATTAAACACTGGCCAGAACAGGAACGGCCGCGCGAACGTTTACTTTTATCCGGCCCACAAAGTCTGTCTGATGCTGAACTGCTGGCGATTTTTCTACGTTCCGGTTCACAGCAGCATTCTGCCGTAGAACTGGCCCGCCTGCTCATTCAGCATTTTGGGCATCTCAGTACCTTGCTAGATGCTTCTTTACAGGAAATGAGCCAGTTTCATGGCATGGGTGTCAGTAAATTCACCCAGCTAATGGCCGTTAAGGAACTGGGACGGCGTTATATTGCCGAGCATCTTCGCCATGAAGCACTGGAACTGGATAACTCTCGCAAGCTGATGGACTATTTACGCTTTGAGTTACTCGGTGAATCTCAGGAAGTTTTTGCCGTACTCTGTCTGGATGCAGGATTAAGAAAAATCAGCTTTAAAAAAATGTTTTATGGTTCACTGAATGCCTGTGAGATTTCCATAAATCAACTATTACGGCATAGCATCTTGCAGCAGGCCACCTCGATTGTGATTGCCCATAATCACCCGCTAGGACAGCCACGACCTTCGCCAGCTGATTTGGAGCTGACCCGACAGATTTCCAGGGCCTGTCAGCTGGTCGAAATTAGATTAATTGACCACTGTATTATTGCCCGGGAAGGCAGTTTTTCCTTTGCTGAGCAGCAACTCATCAATACAGTGAATGCCTGA
- a CDS encoding bestrophin family protein, which translates to MIVRDQPSIFKVLFSWRGTILPKVLPPLGVVMLISAIVGGLSYVNLLHPPQLPLVGFTLIGVVLSIFLGFKNSAAYDRWWEARKLWGILIANSRHFDRDCRMLTQARRERVIQHVILFANVLRDRLRHQTANPTELVQTSGMSQQALQQLYQQANAPQYTLSLIQWELMQALKEGEISDIIYTQMNHHVTELSIVQTGCDRIATTPLPFAYSVLLNRTVYFFCFMLPFSLGSTLGVATPLLVGILAYTFLGLDALSSEIEEPFGTQSNDLPLDSMVRTIEIELLGTLGKPTPPPIQAHDHNLL; encoded by the coding sequence ATGATCGTACGTGACCAACCCAGTATCTTTAAAGTGCTATTTTCGTGGCGGGGAACGATTTTGCCGAAGGTGCTGCCACCTCTTGGCGTGGTCATGCTGATCTCCGCGATTGTCGGCGGACTCTCCTATGTCAACCTATTGCATCCACCACAATTACCACTGGTAGGTTTTACCCTGATCGGGGTCGTTCTGTCGATTTTCCTCGGTTTTAAAAACTCTGCAGCTTATGACCGCTGGTGGGAAGCGCGTAAACTTTGGGGGATTTTGATTGCCAATTCACGTCACTTTGACCGTGACTGCCGAATGCTGACCCAGGCACGCCGTGAACGGGTAATTCAGCATGTGATCTTGTTTGCCAATGTCCTGCGTGATCGTTTACGTCATCAAACCGCTAATCCGACCGAACTGGTGCAGACCAGTGGCATGAGCCAGCAAGCCTTACAGCAACTGTATCAGCAGGCCAATGCGCCGCAATACACACTCAGCCTGATTCAGTGGGAATTAATGCAGGCACTGAAAGAAGGTGAAATCTCGGACATCATTTATACCCAGATGAATCATCATGTGACTGAACTGAGTATCGTACAAACGGGTTGTGACCGGATTGCCACTACGCCACTACCATTTGCTTATTCAGTCCTGCTGAACCGGACTGTGTATTTCTTCTGTTTTATGTTGCCATTCAGTCTGGGTTCAACGCTTGGTGTCGCCACACCGTTACTGGTCGGAATTCTGGCTTATACTTTCTTGGGTCTGGATGCTCTAAGTTCGGAAATTGAAGAGCCTTTTGGTACGCAAAGCAATGACTTACCGCTGGATTCAATGGTAAGGACGATTGAAATTGAACTGCTGGGTACTTTGGGTAAACCGACACCACCACCTATTCAGGCGCATGATCATAATTTATTATAA
- the dusA gene encoding tRNA dihydrouridine(20/20a) synthase DusA, whose translation MTDLKTIEQQLQPRISVAPMMDWTTKDYRFFARLFNLNIILYTEMVTTGAIIHGDAKRHLDFNQEEHPIVLQLGGSNPKELATCTKMAQDWGYDEVNLNVGCPSDRVQNNKIGACLMAEPDLVAECIAEMRNAVDIPVTVKHRIGIDDMQSYEEMLHFVNTVAKTGCNNFIVHARIALLQGLSPKENREIPPLRYEDVYRLKQDRPDLIIEINGGIKTYAETVEHLKHVDGVMIGREAYHNPYLLAELGQLWNLEAPDRFDIMQQMMPYIAQRMAEGAPLSIITRHILGLFQNLPGARKWRQALSGGNAKTLKDVETALFNIQEAMKRTEEYLLEQQVQNL comes from the coding sequence ATGACTGATCTCAAGACCATTGAACAACAACTTCAACCACGAATCAGTGTTGCGCCGATGATGGACTGGACCACCAAGGATTACCGTTTTTTTGCACGCCTGTTTAACCTGAATATCATCCTTTATACTGAAATGGTCACTACCGGTGCCATTATTCATGGTGATGCCAAACGTCATCTGGACTTTAATCAGGAAGAACACCCGATAGTGCTGCAACTTGGTGGTTCCAACCCCAAAGAACTGGCAACCTGTACCAAGATGGCACAGGACTGGGGCTATGATGAAGTCAACCTGAATGTCGGCTGTCCAAGTGACCGGGTGCAGAACAACAAGATCGGTGCTTGCCTGATGGCTGAACCGGATCTGGTGGCGGAATGTATCGCTGAAATGCGTAATGCCGTGGATATTCCAGTGACGGTAAAGCACCGAATCGGGATTGATGACATGCAGTCTTATGAAGAGATGCTGCATTTTGTGAATACAGTTGCAAAGACGGGCTGTAACAACTTTATCGTGCATGCACGGATTGCCTTACTACAAGGCCTGTCTCCAAAAGAGAATCGTGAAATTCCACCGCTGCGTTATGAAGATGTCTATCGCCTGAAACAGGATCGTCCCGATCTGATCATTGAAATCAATGGCGGGATCAAGACTTATGCCGAAACTGTGGAACACCTGAAACATGTCGATGGCGTAATGATTGGTCGCGAGGCTTATCACAATCCATACCTGTTGGCTGAACTGGGCCAGTTATGGAACCTCGAAGCACCAGACCGTTTTGACATCATGCAGCAAATGATGCCTTATATTGCCCAGCGCATGGCTGAAGGTGCACCACTCTCCATTATTACCCGCCATATTCTCGGTCTGTTCCAGAACCTGCCAGGAGCACGTAAATGGCGTCAAGCCTTGAGTGGCGGTAATGCCAAAACCCTGAAAGATGTAGAAACTGCACTGTTTAATATTCAGGAAGCGATGAAGCGTACTGAAGAATATTTGCTCGAACAGCAGGTTCAGAATCTATAA
- a CDS encoding HEPN domain-containing protein produces the protein MMLLEEIFKINKAQFSDGFNLRIQRALSWLKKAIELENDHDLQFLSLWISLNALYGRETEEPLHQQDLEHFFRQICAQDKEKRIRLILWERHSASLQALLDNSYMTPHFWNYQHGKISLTDCREAVGQERQEAQDALEHQKELDLLIILFHRLSTLHQQIQQGGVSYASVLNRKQMQDSCLLLSALLHAFLYILLESAGVIDGGKPFYPVVQVH, from the coding sequence ATGATGTTGCTGGAGGAGATTTTTAAGATAAATAAAGCACAGTTTTCAGACGGTTTTAATTTACGGATTCAACGTGCGCTCAGCTGGCTAAAAAAAGCGATTGAGCTAGAAAATGATCATGATCTGCAGTTTCTGAGTCTGTGGATCAGTCTGAATGCCCTGTATGGCAGAGAAACCGAAGAACCGCTACACCAGCAGGATCTGGAGCATTTTTTTCGGCAAATTTGCGCGCAAGATAAAGAGAAAAGAATCAGATTAATTTTATGGGAGCGTCATAGTGCGAGCCTGCAGGCGTTGCTGGACAATTCCTATATGACTCCGCATTTCTGGAATTATCAGCATGGCAAGATTAGTTTAACGGATTGTCGTGAAGCAGTAGGGCAGGAGCGGCAGGAGGCACAAGATGCCCTGGAACATCAAAAGGAACTGGATTTGTTGATTATTCTGTTCCATCGCCTGTCTACCTTGCATCAGCAAATCCAACAGGGTGGAGTGAGTTATGCCAGTGTGCTCAACCGTAAACAGATGCAGGACAGTTGTCTGCTGTTATCAGCATTACTACATGCTTTTCTGTATATTTTACTGGAAAGCGCGGGTGTAATTGATGGTGGCAAGCCATTTTATCCGGTGGTGCAAGTCCACTAA
- a CDS encoding MFS transporter, protein MNPALDISQNKPLLWLMAIACGLCAGANYYCQPLIASIQQYYQVPESEVALTVTFAQVSYALGLLFIVPLGDMLNKTKLIPALMCGAALGLMLCATAVNLPMLWVGTIIAGLFSVAAQVLIPLAAMTVKPEKTGEVVGFLMSGLLVGILLSTSIAGLLSDLIHWKAIYVASSLAMFSLGLYLRGQLPTLPKFRINYSSIFRSMGSLLAEEPRLVLRSWTGAFAFASMSILFSTIALLLTQPPFNLADVMVGIVTMVGVFGALSTQVIGKWADRGYIRLLTWIGCSILAGSWLFLYFGKTSLISYILGYALINLGLAMVHSCNQNIIFRLRPDAKSRINSIYMTLYFIGGACGSAAGVYAWHHGGWSMSCLTGLGFAVAASFFALIDQLYQARAANAKS, encoded by the coding sequence ATGAACCCTGCACTGGATATCAGTCAAAATAAGCCGTTGCTCTGGCTGATGGCGATTGCCTGTGGGCTTTGTGCAGGTGCCAACTATTATTGTCAGCCGCTGATTGCTTCGATTCAACAATATTATCAGGTTCCTGAATCCGAAGTTGCCCTGACGGTAACCTTTGCCCAGGTCTCTTATGCGCTCGGTCTGCTATTTATTGTTCCACTCGGGGATATGCTGAACAAGACCAAGCTGATTCCTGCACTGATGTGCGGTGCCGCGCTGGGTTTGATGCTCTGTGCTACGGCGGTTAATCTGCCAATGCTGTGGGTCGGAACCATTATTGCCGGGCTATTTTCAGTAGCAGCTCAGGTATTAATTCCACTCGCCGCTATGACGGTAAAACCAGAAAAAACCGGTGAAGTGGTTGGCTTTTTGATGAGTGGCCTTTTGGTCGGAATTCTGCTCTCAACCAGTATTGCTGGACTGCTATCCGACCTGATTCACTGGAAAGCGATCTACGTGGCAAGTTCACTCGCCATGTTCAGTCTGGGACTTTATCTGCGTGGTCAGTTACCGACCTTGCCCAAATTCCGCATCAACTATTCCAGTATTTTCCGCTCCATGGGCAGTTTGCTGGCAGAAGAACCTCGACTGGTACTCCGTTCCTGGACCGGTGCTTTTGCCTTTGCTTCAATGAGCATTTTATTCTCAACCATTGCCCTGTTGCTTACCCAACCCCCGTTTAATCTGGCAGATGTCATGGTCGGTATAGTGACCATGGTTGGGGTATTTGGGGCTTTGTCTACACAGGTGATTGGTAAATGGGCCGACCGTGGCTACATTCGACTACTGACCTGGATTGGCTGTTCGATTCTGGCAGGAAGCTGGCTATTTCTGTATTTCGGCAAAACTTCGCTGATCAGTTATATCTTAGGCTATGCCCTGATTAACTTAGGTCTGGCCATGGTGCATAGTTGCAACCAGAACATCATTTTCCGTCTACGGCCTGATGCCAAGTCCCGGATTAATTCGATTTATATGACCTTGTATTTTATTGGCGGGGCCTGCGGTTCTGCTGCTGGGGTCTACGCCTGGCATCATGGAGGCTGGAGCATGAGTTGCCTGACCGGGCTGGGTTTTGCTGTGGCGGCCAGCTTCTTTGCTCTGATTGACCAGCTCTACCAAGCCCGTGCAGCAAATGCAAAATCTTGA
- a CDS encoding Re/Si-specific NAD(P)(+) transhydrogenase subunit alpha — translation MQIGIPAETVVGENRVAATPETVKKLISAGHSVVIERGAGVNAAYIDSAYEQVGATLTDDAYTGSQIILKVRAPKGEEIQKLPANATVVAMFDPYRNTELDQFAAQNVSAFALELLPRTLSRAQNMDVLSSQANLAGYKSVLIAANEYQRMFPMLMTAAGTVKPARVVIMGVGVAGLQAIATAKRLGAVVEATDLRPTAKDQVESLGGKWLDVPMSEEEKQKAADAAKNGYGWMPGEQYIKDQAVIVDKAVSNADIVITTALLPGRDAPRLIRAETVAKMKPGSVILDMAVESGGNVEGSKCGETVVTENGVKILGVPNIPSTVATEASALYARNVLNFVETLFDSEKNFAINQEDEIQKALLVTHGGQVLLKRG, via the coding sequence ATGCAGATCGGAATTCCAGCCGAAACTGTCGTCGGTGAAAATCGTGTCGCTGCGACACCTGAGACAGTAAAGAAATTGATCAGCGCTGGTCATAGCGTGGTGATCGAACGTGGTGCAGGGGTAAACGCTGCCTATATCGATAGTGCCTATGAACAGGTTGGTGCAACGCTTACGGATGATGCTTATACCGGTAGCCAGATTATTTTGAAGGTTCGTGCACCGAAGGGTGAGGAAATTCAAAAATTACCAGCTAATGCAACGGTTGTGGCGATGTTTGATCCATACCGCAATACCGAGCTTGACCAATTCGCGGCACAGAATGTGTCTGCATTTGCCTTGGAACTGTTGCCACGTACCTTGTCGCGTGCGCAAAACATGGATGTCCTGTCTTCTCAGGCCAACCTGGCAGGTTATAAATCTGTCCTGATTGCTGCGAATGAATATCAGCGCATGTTTCCAATGTTGATGACTGCCGCAGGTACAGTAAAACCGGCTCGTGTCGTGATCATGGGCGTTGGTGTAGCAGGTCTGCAAGCCATTGCAACGGCTAAACGTCTAGGTGCTGTAGTTGAAGCAACAGATTTGCGTCCGACTGCAAAAGACCAGGTGGAATCTTTGGGCGGTAAATGGCTTGACGTGCCAATGTCTGAAGAAGAAAAGCAGAAAGCTGCGGATGCTGCCAAAAATGGTTATGGCTGGATGCCAGGTGAACAGTACATCAAAGACCAAGCAGTGATCGTGGATAAAGCGGTTTCCAATGCCGATATCGTGATTACCACAGCATTGTTGCCAGGCCGTGATGCACCGCGTCTGATCCGTGCTGAAACCGTTGCCAAAATGAAACCGGGTTCAGTGATTCTGGATATGGCGGTGGAATCGGGCGGAAACGTGGAAGGTTCTAAATGCGGTGAAACAGTCGTGACTGAAAATGGCGTGAAGATTCTGGGTGTACCAAATATTCCGTCAACTGTAGCGACTGAAGCTTCTGCACTGTATGCACGTAACGTTTTGAACTTCGTAGAAACATTGTTTGATAGTGAAAAGAATTTTGCCATCAATCAGGAAGATGAAATTCAAAAAGCCCTACTCGTCACTCACGGCGGCCAAGTGCTGTTAAAGCGTGGTTAA
- a CDS encoding proton-translocating transhydrogenase family protein: protein MVETITIFVLAIFVGYYVVWGVTPALHTPLMAVTNALSSIIIVGAMIQTVGLPMVGVEGSVDFQSINVVSVLGAIAVFLASINIFGGFAVTARMLEMFKPKQKKKEG, encoded by the coding sequence ATGGTTGAAACTATTACGATTTTTGTCCTTGCCATCTTTGTAGGTTACTACGTGGTGTGGGGTGTAACACCAGCTTTGCATACGCCGTTGATGGCAGTAACTAATGCCTTGTCTTCGATCATTATCGTAGGTGCGATGATTCAAACTGTTGGCCTACCAATGGTTGGTGTGGAAGGCAGTGTAGATTTCCAGAGCATTAACGTGGTGAGTGTACTGGGTGCAATTGCAGTATTCCTGGCAAGCATCAATATTTTCGGTGGCTTTGCCGTGACTGCACGCATGCTGGAAATGTTCAAACCAAAACAAAAGAAAAAAGAGGGCTAA
- a CDS encoding NAD(P)(+) transhydrogenase (Re/Si-specific) subunit beta: MEFIREYANWFYLIGAILFILTLRGLSGPKTAIAGNRYGMIAMAIAVITTFFVADNPVIWMILGAMVLGAIVGIARAKTVPMTQMPETVALMHSLVGLSAVLIAVAAIIHNNKLVELGPDLLAANGVVFHEMSKVHLFELFVGCFVGAITFTASVFAYGKLAAKKWAKTISGAWVKPVQALIFIAMLAAGIHFFLTGNMTSFWAMTGLALVFGWVWIAPVGGGDMPVVVSLLNSFSGWAAAGIGFTLENNMLIVAGSLVGSSGAILSYIMCKAMNRSIINVLFGGAMGGAAAASAAAGEQVQRNHRSGSADDAGFLMSNADSVIIVPGYGMAQGRAQNAVKELANLLKEQGVTVRFAIHPVAGRMPGHMNVLLAEADVPYEDILEMDEINSDFPATDVVLVIGANDVVNPAAKDDPNSPIYGMPILEAHKARTILVIKRSMATGYAGLDNDLFYNDKTMMIFGDAKKVVEDMTKAINGTGH, from the coding sequence ATGGAATTCATTCGTGAATATGCAAATTGGTTCTACTTGATTGGTGCCATTCTTTTTATCTTGACGCTGCGTGGCTTGTCCGGTCCTAAAACTGCAATTGCGGGTAACCGTTACGGTATGATCGCGATGGCGATTGCGGTGATCACGACCTTCTTCGTTGCGGATAATCCAGTGATCTGGATGATTCTGGGCGCGATGGTATTGGGTGCGATCGTAGGTATTGCCCGTGCCAAAACTGTTCCAATGACACAGATGCCAGAAACTGTAGCATTGATGCACTCGCTGGTCGGTTTATCTGCAGTTTTGATTGCAGTAGCTGCGATTATCCACAACAACAAACTGGTTGAGCTGGGTCCAGACCTGTTGGCTGCAAACGGTGTCGTTTTCCATGAAATGAGCAAGGTCCATTTGTTCGAACTGTTCGTGGGCTGCTTCGTGGGTGCGATCACATTTACAGCGTCTGTATTTGCTTATGGCAAATTGGCTGCGAAGAAATGGGCGAAAACCATTTCGGGTGCATGGGTAAAACCGGTTCAGGCACTGATTTTTATTGCCATGCTGGCAGCAGGGATTCATTTCTTCCTGACTGGTAACATGACTTCGTTCTGGGCAATGACTGGCCTGGCGCTGGTATTCGGTTGGGTATGGATTGCACCGGTCGGTGGTGGTGATATGCCAGTGGTGGTATCGCTACTGAACTCATTCTCTGGATGGGCAGCAGCAGGTATCGGTTTTACCTTGGAAAACAACATGCTGATCGTTGCTGGTTCGCTGGTGGGTTCTTCAGGTGCGATTCTGTCTTACATCATGTGTAAGGCGATGAACCGTTCGATCATCAATGTATTGTTTGGTGGCGCAATGGGCGGTGCAGCAGCTGCCAGTGCTGCTGCAGGCGAACAGGTACAGCGTAACCATCGTTCTGGTTCTGCAGATGATGCGGGCTTCCTGATGTCAAATGCGGATAGCGTGATCATCGTACCAGGTTATGGTATGGCGCAAGGTCGTGCACAGAATGCAGTAAAAGAACTGGCGAACCTGTTAAAAGAGCAGGGCGTGACTGTACGCTTCGCGATTCACCCGGTTGCGGGTCGTATGCCTGGTCACATGAATGTGTTACTGGCAGAAGCGGATGTGCCGTATGAAGACATTCTGGAAATGGATGAGATTAACTCTGACTTCCCGGCAACAGATGTAGTCTTAGTGATCGGTGCGAACGACGTGGTAAACCCGGCTGCGAAAGACGATCCAAACTCACCAATTTACGGTATGCCAATTCTGGAAGCTCATAAGGCACGTACCATCCTGGTGATCAAGCGTTCTATGGCAACCGGTTATGCGGGTCTGGATAACGATCTGTTCTATAACGACAAGACCATGATGATCTTCGGTGATGCCAAGAAAGTTGTGGAAGACATGACCAAAGCGATTAATGGTACAGGTCACTGA
- a CDS encoding ammonium transporter, whose amino-acid sequence MIRTKYWGLLLGLLSLPVFAAEPAEMAKNIQEIRISLDSVWVVMGGILVFFMQAGFALIESGSVRSKNSVNVLMKNYMDACLGGVVFWAIGFGLMFGVNHSGWIGLSHFAPDQLDSWSWNLLFFQMMFAATATTIASGAMAERIHFVAYVVSAAFVSGLIYPVFGSWAWGSLFEGEGWLKAMGFIDFAGSTVVHSIGGWVALAGIIVLGPRLGRFGRNGQVHFLPGHNLPLIALGGFILWLAWFGFNAASTVNADVSIGRIALNTHLAACAAAVAYMLFALMRRKAILIRTTINASLGGLVGITAGCATMSPVYAVLTGLIAGLMVSVLPAVLEKFKVDDVVDAVTVHGFCGAWGTLAAGIFYESKMFDSSIIMIQALGVGAGFIWGFGVAFVVFKVLHLMLGGLRVSPQHEQRGLDYTEHAELSYPEFQRDVTFETDNITQRH is encoded by the coding sequence ATGATAAGAACAAAATATTGGGGGCTATTGCTGGGGTTATTGAGTTTGCCTGTTTTTGCAGCTGAACCGGCAGAAATGGCAAAAAATATCCAGGAAATCCGCATCTCGCTAGACAGTGTCTGGGTAGTGATGGGCGGTATTTTGGTGTTCTTCATGCAGGCCGGTTTTGCGCTGATTGAGAGTGGCTCGGTCAGAAGTAAAAATAGCGTGAATGTTTTAATGAAAAATTACATGGATGCCTGCCTGGGTGGCGTAGTGTTCTGGGCGATTGGGTTTGGCTTGATGTTTGGGGTAAACCACAGTGGCTGGATTGGTCTGTCGCATTTCGCACCGGATCAGCTGGATAGCTGGAGCTGGAACTTGCTGTTCTTCCAAATGATGTTTGCCGCAACTGCAACCACGATTGCCAGTGGTGCGATGGCAGAACGGATTCACTTTGTGGCCTATGTGGTAAGTGCAGCTTTTGTGAGTGGTCTGATTTATCCGGTATTTGGCAGCTGGGCATGGGGCAGCCTGTTTGAAGGTGAAGGCTGGCTGAAAGCTATGGGCTTTATTGACTTTGCCGGTTCAACAGTAGTGCATTCAATTGGTGGCTGGGTGGCACTGGCAGGCATTATTGTTTTAGGTCCACGTCTGGGGCGTTTTGGTCGTAACGGCCAGGTACATTTCTTGCCAGGGCATAACCTGCCTTTAATCGCCTTAGGTGGCTTCATTCTGTGGCTGGCATGGTTTGGTTTTAATGCCGCTTCAACGGTTAATGCGGATGTCAGCATTGGTCGTATCGCCTTAAATACCCATCTGGCAGCCTGTGCAGCGGCAGTCGCTTATATGTTATTTGCTTTGATGCGCCGTAAAGCCATTCTGATTAGAACTACGATCAATGCTTCGCTTGGGGGGCTGGTCGGGATTACGGCCGGCTGTGCCACCATGAGCCCAGTGTATGCGGTACTCACCGGTCTGATTGCGGGCTTAATGGTGAGTGTACTGCCAGCTGTGCTGGAAAAATTCAAAGTAGATGATGTCGTCGATGCGGTAACCGTACATGGTTTTTGTGGAGCATGGGGCACGCTCGCTGCCGGCATCTTTTATGAAAGCAAAATGTTTGATAGCAGCATCATTATGATTCAGGCACTCGGTGTAGGGGCAGGCTTCATCTGGGGCTTTGGTGTGGCATTTGTGGTGTTCAAAGTACTGCACCTTATGCTCGGTGGTTTGCGTGTCAGTCCGCAGCATGAGCAACGTGGTCTGGACTATACCGAACATGCGGAATTGTCTTATCCGGAATTCCAGCGTGATGTCACTTTTGAAACTGACAACATTACTCAACGACATTAA
- the rsfS gene encoding ribosome silencing factor, which produces MNLEPSPSASNSHDLTMKSHSETVQNCLQVVQNALEDVKAKDIVVLDVSGMSNVADAMVIASGTSTRHIKSLADNVAEEARKAGFRPLGIEGERDAEWILLDLGFVVVHCMLPTARKFYDLESLWSSAPADSVA; this is translated from the coding sequence ATGAATTTAGAACCATCGCCCAGCGCTTCTAATTCTCACGATCTTACTATGAAATCTCACTCCGAGACTGTACAAAACTGCTTACAAGTTGTGCAAAACGCACTTGAAGATGTCAAGGCCAAAGATATTGTGGTTCTTGACGTTAGTGGTATGAGCAATGTTGCTGATGCCATGGTCATTGCAAGCGGTACCTCTACCCGTCATATTAAATCTCTTGCTGACAACGTTGCTGAAGAAGCACGTAAAGCTGGCTTCCGTCCGCTTGGTATCGAAGGCGAACGCGATGCTGAATGGATCCTGCTTGATCTCGGCTTTGTGGTTGTACACTGCATGCTACCAACCGCACGTAAATTCTATGATCTGGAAAGCCTGTGGAGCAGCGCTCCCGCTGACTCTGTCGCTTAA